The following proteins are encoded in a genomic region of Paenibacillus sp. FSL H3-0469:
- the nikE gene encoding nickel import ATP-binding protein NikE has product MLEVKEVTHTYAASRRWRRSEEQEPVLSGVSLHIEEGTCLGLLGSSGAGKSTLGRVILGLEPPRAGQVLIQGQDLYELSRQVRRTIRRDLQVVFQDCYSAVNPRMTAEQIIGEPLSNYESLSVQEQKRTVGELLECVGLSAADMQKQPYQFSGGQLQRINIARAIALKPKLIVLDEAVSSLDMINQTTILRLLGELRAAFGLSYLFITHDIKAACMISDALAVMDQGRVVEYNDSKEQFLQSSHPAVRSLLDSMLAEHPRNRHRDLPGNAAQ; this is encoded by the coding sequence ATGCTTGAGGTCAAGGAAGTTACCCATACCTATGCTGCATCCCGCCGGTGGAGGCGTTCGGAGGAGCAGGAACCTGTGCTGTCCGGCGTGTCTCTTCATATAGAAGAGGGAACCTGCCTGGGGCTGCTGGGATCAAGCGGAGCCGGTAAAAGCACACTGGGCCGGGTTATTCTCGGGCTGGAGCCGCCCCGCGCGGGCCAGGTGCTGATTCAAGGCCAGGATCTGTATGAGCTGAGTCGGCAGGTGCGCAGGACCATACGCCGCGATCTGCAGGTGGTCTTTCAGGATTGTTATTCAGCCGTGAATCCACGGATGACAGCCGAGCAGATTATTGGCGAGCCGCTGTCCAACTACGAATCCTTGAGTGTTCAGGAGCAGAAGCGGACGGTAGGCGAGCTACTGGAGTGTGTCGGACTAAGCGCGGCAGACATGCAGAAGCAGCCCTACCAGTTCAGCGGAGGACAGCTGCAGCGGATTAATATTGCCAGAGCGATTGCGCTCAAGCCTAAGCTCATCGTGTTGGATGAGGCGGTTAGTAGTCTGGATATGATTAACCAGACTACTATTCTGCGGCTGCTTGGTGAGCTCAGGGCTGCGTTCGGCCTCTCCTATCTGTTCATCACCCATGATATTAAGGCCGCCTGTATGATTTCAGACGCCCTGGCTGTCATGGATCAGGGCAGGGTCGTGGAATATAACGACAGCAAGGAGCAGTTCCTGCAGTCCTCTCATCCTGCGGTTCGCAGCTTGCTCGACTCCATGCTTGCGGAGCATCCGCGCAACCGGCACAGGGATCTGCCCGGGAACGCTGCACAATAA
- a CDS encoding ABC transporter ATP-binding protein, whose product MEQAEVVLQVKDLRVSVKTAAGVLPLIEDVNLELRPGRVMGLVGGSGSGKTVTSLAILQMLDRQTSVIEGSIRLHTRELNGLPEKDMRRLRGSSLALIMQNPMTAFSPVYTIGAQFVESIRTHMKLGEKEARACMVRSLADMNLPDPTALLRKYPYELSGGMLQRVMLALTLCLKPSVIIADEPTTALDVSNQLQVLRQLDRIRQEHGTAILLISHDLGVIAELADEVAVMQHGRIVETANVFELFDHPRHEYTRELLAARPLLQLSPQSGGQL is encoded by the coding sequence ATGGAACAAGCGGAAGTTGTGCTGCAGGTGAAGGATTTGAGGGTATCTGTGAAGACAGCGGCAGGAGTTCTGCCCCTCATAGAGGACGTTAACCTGGAGCTGAGGCCGGGGCGTGTGATGGGTCTTGTGGGAGGCAGCGGCAGCGGAAAAACCGTTACGTCGCTGGCGATCCTCCAGATGCTGGACCGGCAGACGAGTGTGATCGAAGGCAGTATCCGGCTGCATACCCGTGAGCTGAACGGACTCCCGGAGAAGGACATGCGCAGGCTTCGCGGCAGTAGTCTTGCGCTGATTATGCAGAATCCGATGACGGCCTTCTCTCCGGTGTATACCATTGGTGCGCAATTCGTGGAGTCGATTCGTACACATATGAAGCTGGGGGAAAAAGAAGCCAGAGCCTGCATGGTCCGTTCCCTGGCCGATATGAATCTGCCCGATCCCACAGCGCTGCTGCGCAAGTATCCGTATGAGCTGAGCGGCGGGATGCTCCAGCGGGTGATGCTGGCGCTTACCCTGTGCCTGAAGCCCTCCGTGATCATTGCCGATGAACCTACTACGGCTCTGGATGTGTCCAATCAGCTTCAGGTGCTGCGGCAGCTGGACCGAATTCGGCAGGAGCATGGAACTGCTATTCTGCTGATCTCCCATGACCTCGGCGTCATTGCGGAGCTGGCTGATGAAGTTGCGGTCATGCAGCACGGGCGGATTGTTGAGACCGCTAATGTATTCGAGTTGTTCGACCATCCCCGGCATGAATATACCCGGGAGCTGCTTGCAGCAAGGCCGCTGCTTCAGCTTAGTCCGCAGTCAGGGGGCCAGTTATGA
- the nikC gene encoding nickel ABC transporter permease subunit NikC: MNNLSSRFKGKRVIMICGSLLILFGLAGLLAPWISPHDPIRVNLAAKLSPPSWEYLLGTDQLGRDNLSRLLYGTRISLGFASLIFAASLGVGLLAGVVSGYIGGWLDAVLMRLCDGIMSFPSMILVFGLIGILGPGLSQLVIALMLVQWVYFARMFRNMIVSLKERNFITAARISGSSPWQIMSRHLIPNILPSIVVIGTLEMGWAIMDISAMSFLGLGVQAPTPEWGAMLNEGKSFIRNHPELMLYPGLMIIMVVASFNLLGEALSERYGIKRGS, encoded by the coding sequence ATGAATAACTTAAGCAGCCGTTTCAAAGGCAAGAGAGTGATCATGATCTGCGGCAGCCTGCTGATCCTGTTTGGTCTTGCTGGCCTGTTGGCTCCATGGATCTCACCGCATGACCCGATACGGGTGAACCTGGCAGCGAAGCTCAGTCCGCCCTCGTGGGAATATCTGCTGGGGACAGATCAGCTGGGGCGGGACAATCTATCCAGGCTGCTGTATGGAACACGGATCTCGCTGGGCTTTGCTTCACTTATTTTTGCCGCTTCCTTAGGTGTGGGACTGCTCGCAGGAGTGGTTTCGGGGTACATCGGCGGGTGGCTGGATGCTGTGCTGATGCGGTTGTGCGATGGCATTATGTCTTTTCCCAGTATGATTCTGGTCTTCGGTCTGATCGGGATTCTGGGGCCGGGCCTGTCACAATTGGTTATTGCTCTGATGCTGGTGCAGTGGGTGTACTTCGCCCGGATGTTCCGGAATATGATTGTCAGCCTGAAGGAGCGGAATTTCATCACGGCAGCGCGGATCAGCGGCTCCTCCCCCTGGCAGATCATGAGCAGGCACCTTATTCCCAATATTCTGCCGTCGATTGTGGTGATTGGGACGCTTGAGATGGGTTGGGCGATTATGGATATCTCCGCGATGTCCTTCCTGGGCCTGGGCGTCCAGGCGCCTACACCGGAATGGGGGGCGATGCTGAACGAAGGGAAATCCTTCATCCGCAATCATCCCGAGCTGATGCTCTATCCGGGCTTGATGATTATTATGGTTGTAGCTTCGTTTAATCTGCTGGGCGAGGCGCTGTCTGAACGGTACGGGATCAAACGAGGCTCCTGA
- the nikB gene encoding nickel ABC transporter permease, whose product MGVYIGKRVLAIIPILLFSSLLMFVMIRVGPVDPAEAYLAAAHIQPDDEVLAAKRHEFGLDQPLLTQYVQSVGRLLRLDFGHSYLSNMPVWGEVAQKLPATLQLASASIVLALVVSIPLGVLAAIYKNRLVDHVIRVFAYIGACVPVFWIGYLLMFFISVKLEWLPVEGRGSVQHLILPSITLALWLIAIYARLLRTTVLEELKEAYVRYARARGIKERVILYKYVLRIAIAPLITGLGINLGKLLTGAIIVEQVFSWPGFGRYFIEAIINRDIPVIQCYIMLSVCVIAGSNLIADLLQLFLDPRIARKGRASQG is encoded by the coding sequence GTGGGCGTATATATTGGAAAAAGAGTGCTGGCGATCATCCCCATCCTTCTGTTCTCCTCATTGCTGATGTTCGTGATGATCCGGGTGGGGCCGGTCGACCCGGCTGAAGCTTATCTGGCTGCGGCCCATATCCAGCCGGATGATGAAGTGCTGGCTGCCAAGCGGCATGAATTCGGGCTGGACCAGCCGCTGCTGACGCAATATGTTCAATCGGTAGGCCGGCTGCTCCGGCTGGATTTTGGCCATTCCTACCTGTCCAATATGCCCGTCTGGGGAGAGGTTGCCCAGAAGCTGCCCGCAACGCTTCAGCTTGCGTCCGCCAGTATCGTGCTGGCGCTGGTGGTTAGCATCCCGCTTGGGGTGTTAGCAGCGATTTACAAAAACCGGCTAGTGGATCATGTGATCCGGGTATTCGCCTATATCGGCGCCTGTGTTCCAGTCTTCTGGATCGGCTATCTGCTGATGTTCTTCATCTCGGTCAAGCTGGAATGGCTGCCTGTGGAGGGCAGAGGGTCCGTGCAGCATCTGATTCTACCGTCTATTACCCTGGCCCTCTGGCTGATTGCCATCTACGCGCGTCTGCTGCGGACGACCGTTCTGGAGGAGCTGAAGGAGGCTTATGTCCGTTATGCCCGGGCTAGAGGGATAAAGGAACGTGTGATTCTGTATAAATACGTGCTGAGAATTGCCATAGCGCCGCTTATTACAGGACTGGGCATCAATCTGGGGAAGCTGCTGACAGGAGCGATTATCGTAGAGCAGGTATTCTCCTGGCCGGGCTTCGGCCGGTACTTCATTGAAGCGATCATTAACCGGGACATTCCGGTGATTCAATGCTACATCATGCTCTCGGTCTGTGTGATTGCCGGGAGCAATCTGATCGCCGATCTGCTCCAGCTCTTCCTGGACCCGCGAATTGCGCGTAAAGGGAGGGCCAGCCAAGGATGA
- the nikA gene encoding nickel ABC transporter substrate-binding protein — protein sequence MFASKGKKLLQGLLVLLVISMVAAGCSSNNTEKSADAGGAQATKTITMAWPRDIGPMNPHLYNPSQLLAQSMIYEPLVSYQDGKLVPALAESWTLSPDGKVYTFKIRSNVKFSDGTAFTAQLVKKNMDAVLHNKKLHTWLGMIPLIEKTEALDDTTFRLTLTESYYPALYDLAVVRPVRFLGEAGFPEDGDTSKGVKSPIGTGPWVLSEYKKDEAATFTPNPYYWGDKPKVDKVVVKVIPDAETRVLSFEKGDLDLIYGEGLISYDAYKELESTGKYVTKLSEPIATRNLVLNTMNAKLADLKVRQALSMGFNKEAMVEGVTLGLEEKADNILPPNLPYTNIKVTPVKYDVEQAKALLDEAGWKLPSGVDVREKDGQKLELELMYDKADQTMKAMAETLQAEWAGIGVNLKITGVELTVYIQRRKANEFDMNFYSTFGAPYDPHSFMTAVVQPGYGVSDTLAALPMKAAIDKKIKAAMATTDDKARTELFGSVLTTLQEQSSILPISYIKQMAVYRDNVAEFKFPSNRDEYPLHGTKKN from the coding sequence ATGTTCGCATCTAAAGGTAAGAAGCTGCTGCAAGGCCTGCTCGTATTGTTGGTTATATCCATGGTCGCTGCAGGCTGTTCATCGAATAATACGGAGAAATCAGCGGACGCCGGAGGCGCGCAAGCTACGAAGACTATTACAATGGCGTGGCCCCGGGATATCGGACCGATGAATCCGCATTTATATAACCCGTCCCAGCTGTTAGCCCAGTCTATGATCTATGAGCCGCTTGTCAGTTATCAAGACGGGAAGCTTGTCCCGGCTCTGGCCGAATCCTGGACATTATCGCCGGATGGCAAGGTATACACGTTCAAGATCCGGAGCAACGTCAAGTTTTCGGACGGAACGGCTTTTACCGCACAGCTGGTGAAGAAGAATATGGATGCGGTCTTACATAATAAGAAGCTGCACACGTGGCTGGGCATGATTCCGCTGATTGAGAAAACAGAAGCGCTTGATGACACTACGTTCCGGCTCACGCTGACGGAATCATATTACCCGGCACTGTACGATCTTGCAGTGGTGCGGCCGGTACGTTTCCTTGGCGAGGCGGGCTTCCCGGAGGATGGCGATACATCCAAGGGCGTGAAGAGCCCGATCGGAACCGGACCTTGGGTGCTAAGCGAGTATAAGAAGGATGAAGCGGCAACCTTTACACCGAATCCTTACTATTGGGGCGATAAGCCGAAGGTGGACAAGGTGGTGGTGAAGGTGATCCCGGATGCGGAGACCCGTGTGCTGTCTTTTGAAAAAGGGGATCTGGATCTGATCTACGGCGAAGGTCTCATCAGCTATGACGCCTACAAGGAGCTTGAGAGCACCGGGAAGTACGTCACTAAGCTGTCAGAGCCGATTGCAACCCGCAATCTGGTGCTGAATACCATGAACGCGAAGCTGGCTGATCTTAAGGTCCGTCAGGCACTTAGCATGGGCTTCAATAAGGAAGCGATGGTCGAAGGGGTGACGCTGGGGCTGGAGGAGAAGGCGGACAATATCCTGCCCCCGAATCTGCCTTATACCAATATCAAGGTGACCCCGGTGAAATATGATGTGGAGCAGGCAAAAGCGCTGCTGGATGAAGCGGGCTGGAAGCTGCCTTCAGGTGTTGACGTGCGGGAGAAGGATGGACAGAAGCTTGAGCTGGAGCTGATGTATGACAAGGCGGATCAGACGATGAAGGCGATGGCGGAGACTCTGCAAGCTGAATGGGCGGGAATCGGTGTGAATCTGAAAATCACCGGCGTCGAGCTGACCGTCTACATCCAGCGCAGAAAGGCCAATGAGTTCGATATGAATTTCTACTCGACCTTTGGTGCGCCGTATGACCCGCATTCCTTCATGACGGCTGTGGTTCAGCCGGGCTATGGGGTCTCGGATACCCTGGCGGCTCTGCCAATGAAGGCTGCGATTGATAAGAAAATCAAAGCAGCCATGGCAACAACAGACGATAAGGCCCGTACCGAGCTGTTCGGCTCTGTGCTCACTACGCTGCAGGAACAGTCTTCGATCCTTCCGATCTCCTACATCAAGCAGATGGCGGTGTACCGGGACAATGTGGCTGAATTCAAGTTCCCGTCCAACCGGGATGAATATCCGCTTCATGGCACCAAGAAGAACTAG
- a CDS encoding helix-turn-helix transcriptional regulator — MKQLHHPDRKDIQLASVLYALSDPIRLYVVSEICNHGPQSCNSFKVPIAKSTLTHHARTLREAGVIHTRVQGTQRILSLRTEDLDERFPGLLDSVLQAYVSPGPDEGFGEPEEEGQEQG; from the coding sequence ATGAAGCAGCTCCATCATCCCGACCGCAAGGACATCCAGCTCGCCTCAGTGTTGTACGCGCTTAGCGATCCGATCCGTCTGTATGTAGTGTCGGAGATCTGTAACCACGGCCCGCAGTCCTGCAACAGCTTCAAGGTACCGATTGCCAAGTCCACGCTGACCCACCATGCCCGGACGCTGCGCGAAGCGGGCGTCATTCATACCCGGGTGCAGGGTACCCAGCGCATTCTGTCCCTGCGGACGGAAGATCTGGACGAGCGGTTCCCCGGACTGCTGGATTCCGTATTGCAGGCTTACGTCAGTCCTGGTCCAGACGAGGGATTCGGGGAGCCGGAAGAAGAAGGGCAAGAACAGGGATAA
- a CDS encoding MFS transporter, with the protein MTSSPASEGDQEHSMAAPQAVLPREGLLTLLFSVAVVLVIMNTAMFNLALPDVTETFGITAASASWIVTGYSIMFSIASITYSRLSDFLPIRRLLIIGLLTLGLAAVAGFFSTSFIFLLIVRILQASGAGAVMSLSLVLFTRYIPQARRGKAMATIMSAVSLGLGLGPVAGGSIVEYLGWTWLFAVTAAILLLVPLFLILLPKEVPASGSFDILGGIFLGVGTTGLLLFLTSGLWIALITGIAAIALFVGRIRTTPDPFVLPALFSNRPYLVLALIGVASYLCSFATLFLLPQILTHRFGFSASHAGLVIFPGSLLAIFVSRLVGRMIDRYGNTGILRFAPLLVLAATVLFALFAGQSWIAVMLVYMIMSLSFTVLSSSVSNEISRILPASQIGSGMGLFQLLQFFSGAFSVAMAASALEWQRSLPLQAAYSNIYWGLSVAAIVAIGSAFIYLRGSQRSPLPEMAKAADC; encoded by the coding sequence ATGACCTCATCACCTGCTTCTGAGGGCGATCAAGAGCATTCAATGGCTGCTCCGCAAGCGGTTCTTCCACGGGAAGGACTGCTAACTCTGCTATTCAGCGTTGCTGTCGTGCTCGTGATTATGAACACAGCGATGTTCAATCTGGCCCTGCCCGATGTAACCGAGACCTTCGGCATCACCGCAGCGTCCGCCTCCTGGATTGTAACCGGGTATTCCATCATGTTCTCTATTGCCTCAATCACATACAGCCGGCTCTCGGACTTCCTGCCGATCCGCCGGCTGCTGATTATCGGGCTGCTCACCTTAGGGCTTGCTGCTGTGGCCGGATTCTTCAGCACCAGCTTCATTTTCCTGCTGATTGTGCGTATCCTGCAAGCGTCAGGTGCAGGCGCCGTGATGTCACTGTCCCTTGTCCTGTTCACCCGCTACATTCCGCAGGCCCGGCGCGGCAAAGCCATGGCGACGATCATGTCGGCCGTCTCTCTGGGACTGGGTCTGGGTCCGGTAGCCGGCGGCTCCATTGTTGAATACCTCGGCTGGACCTGGCTGTTCGCAGTCACTGCCGCCATTCTGCTGCTGGTGCCGCTGTTCCTGATCCTGCTGCCCAAGGAAGTTCCCGCTAGCGGCTCATTCGACATCCTGGGCGGAATCTTCCTCGGCGTGGGTACCACCGGTCTGCTGCTATTCCTGACCAGCGGACTGTGGATCGCGCTGATCACCGGCATCGCTGCGATAGCCTTATTTGTAGGGCGTATCCGCACAACCCCTGATCCATTCGTGCTGCCCGCGCTATTCAGCAACCGGCCTTATCTGGTACTGGCACTGATCGGGGTTGCCTCTTACCTGTGCAGCTTCGCTACCCTGTTCCTGCTGCCGCAGATTCTGACTCACCGCTTCGGCTTCAGCGCCAGCCATGCCGGTCTGGTCATCTTCCCGGGCTCACTGCTGGCCATCTTCGTCTCCCGACTGGTCGGACGGATGATTGACCGCTACGGCAACACCGGGATTCTGCGCTTCGCACCGCTGCTCGTACTGGCCGCCACCGTATTATTCGCCCTATTCGCCGGACAATCCTGGATCGCCGTCATGCTCGTCTACATGATCATGAGCCTGTCCTTCACTGTACTGTCGAGCAGTGTGTCGAATGAAATCTCGCGTATCCTGCCTGCTTCGCAGATCGGCTCCGGGATGGGGCTCTTCCAGCTGCTGCAGTTCTTCAGCGGTGCCTTCAGCGTCGCGATGGCCGCTAGCGCCCTGGAATGGCAGCGCAGCCTGCCGCTTCAGGCCGCTTACTCCAACATCTACTGGGGCTTGTCAGTTGCAGCAATCGTGGCGATTGGCTCCGCCTTCATCTACCTGCGGGGCAGTCAGCGCAGCCCGCTGCCCGAGATGGCGAAAGCCGCAGACTGCTAG
- a CDS encoding CxxH/CxxC protein has protein sequence MYVVCKEHVELAIDKFVDEYEDAPDVVDLKETEFSDWDPPAKCAECERNAEYLVV, from the coding sequence ATGTATGTAGTCTGTAAGGAACACGTAGAGCTGGCCATCGACAAATTTGTGGACGAGTACGAGGATGCACCGGATGTAGTCGATCTGAAGGAGACGGAGTTCTCGGACTGGGACCCGCCGGCGAAATGTGCGGAATGTGAACGAAATGCGGAATATCTGGTCGTCTGA
- a CDS encoding M3 family oligoendopeptidase — translation MELTWNLDRIYPSFESEGFQHDRRRVETLAGELNTWSASQPISGQDAADRMEVFLKQYNAYQQLYLRLFSYAELRFSADSQCEEAVNLMDELEEVTSGAGEALVRFSKWLAGGSADELERSLRSSAYLEQHSFYLRGLQGKSHHMLSAEGEAVIARMQNTGSKAWERLYMQTLSTLRTDLELAGVNRSVTLAELRNLVYDPNPEVRRAAAEAEHEACRSVAEQSAACINAVSGEAAAVYELRGYASPLHKVLEAARMDQETLEVMLQAIRESLPVFRQYYAGKAGRLGHAEGQLPFWDVFAPVGTESSVRITYAEAQAMIIAGFSRFSPELGGFARKVFGERWIDAEPRSGKGNFGMCVDIVPIGESRIITSFHGQYIDVSVLAHEIGHAYHTSRLAGHTMVNMDYPVPIAETASIFCESLIHVELLNSLPAEEADAILERSLSDAGYYIVDFYARYCFESALYARRLSGPLPLEELNALMLESMAAAYGDSVLPGSIHPYQWISKAGYYMAGNEFLNFPYSFGLLFSKGLYAQYQKQGQAFVSRYEQFLSATSTRSIADAAKLMDIDVHSLNFWQEALGFIAGDVRKFTGRE, via the coding sequence ATGGAATTAACATGGAATCTGGACCGGATCTATCCCTCCTTCGAGTCGGAGGGATTTCAGCACGACCGCAGGCGGGTGGAGACGCTTGCCGGGGAGCTGAATACTTGGTCGGCCTCGCAGCCCATTAGCGGGCAGGACGCTGCAGACCGGATGGAAGTGTTCCTTAAACAATATAATGCGTATCAACAGCTATATCTGCGTCTGTTCAGCTACGCGGAGCTGCGGTTCAGTGCGGACAGCCAGTGTGAGGAAGCTGTGAATCTGATGGATGAGCTGGAAGAGGTGACCAGCGGAGCGGGTGAAGCCTTGGTCCGCTTCAGCAAGTGGCTGGCAGGGGGAAGTGCGGATGAGCTGGAGCGGAGTCTCCGTTCCAGCGCTTATCTGGAGCAGCATAGCTTCTATCTGCGCGGATTACAGGGGAAATCGCATCACATGCTTAGCGCAGAAGGCGAAGCGGTGATTGCCCGGATGCAGAACACCGGCTCTAAAGCGTGGGAGCGGCTGTACATGCAGACGCTGTCTACACTGCGGACCGATCTGGAGCTGGCTGGGGTAAACCGCAGTGTGACGCTGGCGGAGCTGCGGAATCTGGTCTATGATCCCAATCCTGAGGTACGTAGGGCGGCGGCTGAAGCAGAGCATGAGGCTTGCCGCAGCGTAGCGGAGCAGAGTGCTGCCTGTATCAATGCGGTCTCCGGTGAGGCGGCAGCCGTCTATGAGCTAAGAGGTTATGCCTCTCCGCTGCATAAGGTGCTGGAAGCAGCGCGGATGGATCAGGAGACGCTGGAGGTGATGCTTCAGGCCATCCGGGAGAGCCTGCCGGTCTTCCGGCAATATTATGCCGGAAAGGCTGGGCGGCTGGGGCATGCGGAGGGACAGCTGCCGTTCTGGGATGTTTTTGCGCCCGTTGGCACGGAGTCTTCAGTCCGTATAACCTATGCTGAGGCCCAGGCGATGATTATCGCGGGGTTCAGCAGGTTCAGCCCCGAGCTGGGCGGGTTCGCCCGCAAGGTGTTCGGGGAGCGCTGGATTGATGCCGAGCCGCGCAGCGGGAAGGGCAATTTCGGGATGTGTGTCGATATCGTCCCGATTGGAGAGAGCCGGATCATAACAAGCTTCCACGGCCAATATATAGATGTGAGTGTGCTGGCCCACGAGATTGGGCACGCGTATCATACCAGCCGCCTCGCAGGACATACGATGGTCAACATGGATTATCCGGTGCCGATTGCGGAGACCGCGTCGATTTTTTGTGAGAGTCTGATTCATGTTGAACTCTTAAACTCGCTGCCTGCGGAGGAAGCGGATGCGATCCTGGAACGTAGTCTCTCGGATGCAGGGTATTATATTGTCGATTTCTATGCCAGGTACTGCTTCGAGAGTGCGCTCTATGCCCGCCGGTTATCCGGTCCCCTTCCATTAGAGGAGCTGAACGCACTGATGCTGGAATCAATGGCTGCGGCTTACGGGGACAGCGTGCTGCCCGGGTCCATTCATCCTTACCAGTGGATTAGCAAGGCGGGGTATTATATGGCAGGCAATGAGTTCCTGAACTTCCCGTATTCCTTCGGGCTGCTGTTCTCCAAGGGGCTATATGCCCAGTACCAAAAGCAGGGGCAGGCGTTCGTGAGCCGCTATGAACAGTTCCTGTCAGCGACCAGTACCCGGAGCATCGCAGACGCTGCGAAGCTGATGGATATTGATGTGCATTCCCTGAATTTCTGGCAGGAGGCGCTCGGATTCATTGCCGGGGATGTCCGGAAGTTTACGGGGCGGGAATAG
- a CDS encoding DUF2252 family protein, translated as MVNQSITEGVIRTRSKLRRDLLISVFDEFDGSIMSLSPDNRREKYSKMAQSAFSFYRGSAYLFYFDTTRQYFPYHSSPSRPTWIQGDLHFENFGAFRSEDGAIVYDVNDFDEGYVGSYLYDLLRMAVSLALVARQLGHGQYEQHKLILSYAEAYYRQIHRFCDHKDHPGSYVVDEDTARGPVRKLLRKLEKRRQSHFLEKVTAQMQTSRVFLETSELLIPGAAEQAQLEQAWGFYTQTVVSRSLNEEHFRIKDIAVKRGSGTASIGLNRYYILIEGGMEQAGTDDTVLEAKEVRVPVPAYFLPYSDSFWQAFAHQGKRVSATQQAMHHKADPYLGFLTVDGREFYVRERSPYKKRLKATSLTDMDELTAVTRQMGSLTAKIHARADSDVDKGILDYHSEYEIAKAMGDDSEAFARYLAEWAYGYAGQVEKDYAMFADWVSGQYGI; from the coding sequence ATGGTCAACCAATCGATCACCGAAGGAGTTATACGTACACGTTCCAAGCTGCGCAGAGATCTGCTAATTTCTGTTTTTGACGAATTCGATGGCAGCATTATGAGCCTGTCCCCTGATAACCGAAGGGAAAAATACAGCAAAATGGCGCAAAGCGCCTTTTCCTTCTACCGGGGGAGCGCTTATCTGTTCTATTTTGACACGACAAGACAATACTTTCCCTACCATAGCTCGCCAAGCCGGCCTACCTGGATTCAAGGAGATCTGCATTTCGAGAACTTCGGCGCCTTCCGCAGTGAGGACGGAGCGATTGTGTATGATGTGAATGATTTTGACGAGGGGTATGTCGGGTCCTATCTGTATGATCTGCTGCGGATGGCGGTCAGTCTAGCGCTTGTCGCCAGGCAGCTTGGTCATGGTCAGTATGAACAGCACAAGCTCATCCTCAGCTATGCGGAGGCTTATTACCGGCAAATTCACCGTTTCTGTGACCACAAAGACCATCCCGGAAGCTATGTAGTGGATGAGGATACCGCCAGAGGACCCGTCCGCAAGCTGCTACGTAAACTGGAGAAGCGCCGGCAGAGTCATTTCCTGGAGAAGGTTACCGCCCAGATGCAGACCAGCAGAGTGTTCCTGGAGACCTCGGAGCTGCTGATCCCCGGAGCTGCGGAGCAGGCACAGCTGGAGCAAGCCTGGGGCTTCTATACCCAGACAGTGGTGTCGCGCAGCCTGAACGAGGAGCATTTCCGGATCAAGGACATCGCGGTCAAACGCGGCTCGGGGACGGCTTCCATCGGCCTGAACCGCTATTATATTCTTATCGAGGGCGGTATGGAGCAGGCAGGGACCGACGATACCGTCCTGGAGGCCAAAGAAGTCCGCGTTCCCGTTCCTGCCTATTTCCTGCCGTATTCGGACTCCTTCTGGCAAGCCTTCGCCCATCAGGGCAAACGCGTATCCGCGACCCAGCAGGCTATGCATCATAAGGCTGATCCCTACCTTGGCTTCCTGACGGTGGATGGCCGGGAGTTCTATGTCAGAGAGCGTTCCCCGTACAAAAAAAGACTGAAGGCCACAAGCCTCACAGATATGGATGAGTTGACCGCAGTGACCCGGCAGATGGGCAGCCTGACCGCCAAAATCCATGCCCGCGCCGATTCCGATGTCGACAAAGGCATTCTCGACTATCACAGTGAGTATGAGATCGCGAAGGCCATGGGCGATGATTCTGAGGCCTTTGCCCGTTATCTTGCTGAGTGGGCCTACGGCTATGCTGGACAGGTGGAGAAAGACTATGCCATGTTCGCGGACTGGGTGTCCGGGCAGTATGGTATATAA